Within Sorangiineae bacterium MSr11367, the genomic segment CTCGACGCACGGTGGGGATGCTTCCACGTCGAAGCTCGCTATCACGAGTCGCGCTGGGATCTGATCGAGGTGAACCCTCGTGTCGGTGGAAGCCTGATCTCGCATAGCGTGAAGGCGATGACCGGCACGTACGGCATGCTCGACCTATGGCTCGACACGCTTCTTTCCCACACGGGCGACGACGAGTCGGCGCGGAACGATTTCCGAACACGACTGAAGGCCATTTCGTTCACCACCGACGGTGCGTCGCCCGTATCGAATGCCACGTTCTTCCGTGTCTACTTCGCCAAGCAGGGCACCATCAAGGAGATCGCTCTTCGCGAGCAGCCGACGACCCCCGTCGTCTCACACATTCTGCTCAAAGCCGGCGATACGATCGACTCCACGTCACGCGAAGTATTTCTCGGACAGCTTCTCTGGAAGCTCCCGCTCGAAGAGCGCGCGCAGCAACTTCCGCACTTGTTGCGCACGTCTGAAGAAGCCATCGAAATTCATTACGATGTATGAGTGTACGCCGACAATCCATTGATTGCGGCGAACTCGGACTTATTTTGAGCTGGAGGACTCGTTATGTCGTCAACTTCAGGGTTGCTGCTCATCGTCGATTACAACCTGACGCGCATCGATGACGTCATTCACATGCGCAAGTACGCACGTGAACGCCATGGTGCGGGAACGGCGCTGATTCGCGCGAATCCGACCGTGCTCGACGCGCAAATCTGCGACGAGGTGATCGATCTCGACCCTTTGCGCAGCGATTTCGCAGAAGCCGGAGAGAAACTTCTAGGCGCGCGTCGGGGCGACTTCAAGGCGGGGATCGTTTTTTCGGACAATGCCGTGCAGAGCGGCGCGGCGCTGCTCGAGCGACTCGGATTGCACGTCGACTCGTCCGAGTTGGCACACGGCGCATTCTGCAAGTATCAATATCGACTCAGTGAAGCGCGTTACCGCGCGCTTCTCGAAGCCCAGCGCATGCTGGTTCCCGATTTCACCAAGGTCTCCTCCATGGAGGACTTGCACGCCTTCGCGGCGAAGCACCCCAGCGGATTCGTCATCAAGCCGACGAAAGAAGGAAACAACCGCGGCGTGGTACTGGTCCGCGCGGGAGGTGACCGACGGGCCGCGTTTGCCGAAGTCTCGCAGTATCTCGCCAACGGCGTCATCTGCGAGGAGATCATCCCGTATCAGCGGGAATTCTCTTTCGACGGGCTCGGCCAATCGTTCTTCATCACCGAGAAGATCAGCGCGACGGGGCGCTACCCCGTCGAGGTGGCGCAGGTCCTCCCCGCGCGACTCGACGAGACGGAGCGTGCCACGCTCCAGCGCGCGGGCAAGCAAGTCAACTGGCTCGTCGGCCAATGTGATGGCCCCTTCCACAACGAGATCAAGTTGAGCGACGACGGAAAACGCTCCGCGGTCGTCGAACCGAATCGGCGACCGGGAGGCATGAAAATCTGGTCGCTGGCGCGCTGGGTCTATGGCATCGATTTCTATCAACGGTGGATCGACTCGGCCTTCGGCGCACCGCCGCCGCTTGCCCTGCCCGAGCCCCTCTGCTCGGCGGCCACCGTGATGCTGGGCGTTCCAAGTGACCGCGTATTTTCGCCCGATGACCTGGCCCCGGAAGCAACGCCCTTCGAAGACGCCGTGGCGGCCACCGCCGATCATCTCGGACTGAAGCGAGACGATTTGAGCATCAAAGAGTTCGCCTGGCTGTCGCAGAAACGGCGACAATTTCACGGTATCCCGCGAGACAATGCCGATTTCGTCGCACAGGCATGCATCGTCCTGAATACGACGCGCGCCGACATCCGCGACGTGGTGGCAACCTTGCGGGAGAAGTGGCTGGTCGCACTGGACAATAGCTACGCACGCGTCGAGCAAGCAGCGTCGATGTGAGTGCGGGCCCCTTCATCCACGTCCCGAACCCAAAGTCGAGTGGCCCCATGAACATCCTCATTCTCCATCGCGTGCCGTATCCTCGAATCGAGTACCACCGCGGTATCGACCACACGTTGCACAATGTCACGTACTTCGGTAAGCGAGAAATTCTCGCCAGCCTTCCCGCCGATCTGCGCTGCACGGCCGTCGAGCGACCGGGAAAAAACTCCGCATTGGAGGAGGCGCGCGCCTGGCTGACCGAATACCCGCAGGATTTCGACCGGGTCATTTCGATGTCGGAGTACGAATTGCTCGACGCTGCACACTTGCGCGACTGGCTCGGGGTCGACGGCGCCCCCGTGGGTCAGGTCCTGCTGGCCCGCGACAAGGTGCTCATGAAGGGCGCGGTCGCGCGCGCAGGCCTGCGCGTGCCACGCTTTTTGCCGTTGCCCGAGCTGATTCGCCGGGAGGGCAAGGCACCATGGTCCGGGCCCACCGTGCTGAAGCCGCATAGCGGCGCGTCGAGCGTCGACGTCGTGGTGTTCGACGATCCGTCGAAGATCCATGCTGCGTGGGTCGAAAAGCGCTCCGGTGTCAGCAAGCTGGACCAGGATAGCGCAGACCCATCCCTGTTCGAGGTCGAAGAGTTCCTCGACGGCCCCATTCTGCATTTCGATGGTCTGGTGGAGCAAGGAAAGGTTCTCACCTTGTCCGCCAGTGAATACATCGGCACGTGCCTGGAATACGCACGCGGTCTTCCGATTGGCTCTTACCAAATCGAGCTGTCCGAGGATATGCGAGACTGGGTCGGACGCGCGCTGGACGCCGTCGATATTCACAACGGCAGCTTCCACCTGGAAGCCATCGTCCACCAAGGCGAGCGGGTATTCCTCGAAGTCGGCAACCGCGTCGGCGGCGCCGATGTCGTCCCCACGTTCGAGCTGGCAACGGGGATCCACCTGCCTTCGCAAGAGTTGAGGATTTTGCTCCAGGATACCGTGGAGGGCACGCTCCCTCCCCCGCCCAAGGACCGTCAGTGGTACGGATGGTTCGCCTTCCCTGGGCATCAATTGAGCGGACACCTGTTCAATGGGTTCGACGGCGCCGATGCGTTGCGCCGAAGCAGTTCCGTGGTCACCTGGAACGAGCTTCCTCTCGGGAAAGCCCTTCCCAAAGACGTCACGTACTCCGCGCACGAAGCTCCGCTCGCCGGGATGGTTGCAACGAGCAGCCCGGCGGAAACCCGCCGCTGGATCGTTCGCCTGTTCCAGTCCCTCCGAATGCGCACGGCGAGCCCGCACATCGGGCGCGGCGGCAGCGACTCGAGTGTTTCCGAGATGCCACTTGGAAGCTCATGAACGACAAGCCATCAACCTTATCCGAGACAACTACCATGAGCACACGTTCGACCACGAAGAATGCGACCGACATGCTACGCTGCAACACCATCGCAGGGCAAATGGAGTTGAACTCCTTCTATTTGAGATCGCTCGCCCCGCCGGAAGAATTCGATACCGTCCCCTTGCCGGACGAGCAACTCCGCATCATTGGCCTGGAAGCCGAATGGAATGCCTACGAGGAATCGAGGATCGACCTGACGGGCCTCCCTACCGACGCCGATGGGTTCGATCAGTGGTACATCGCGCTACGTCAAAAGCATCGCAAAGAGGTGGCGCCTTTCTTCGAATTTCTGGCTGATCGCGCTTCGATATCTCAATTGGCGTTCTTCGTCGCCCTGGAGGCGCACGTGGATGGCCGTTTCGACGACATCATCGCGCTTTCCCAGCTCGGCATGAGCGGCGACATGAAGCTTGCGCTGGCCGAGAACTATTGGGACGAAATGGGGTTGGGCGAACTCGAAGAGATGCACACGCGCATCTTCATGCGCTCGGCCCCGTGGTTCTACGAGCAGCTCAATGGCCTGGACGTTGCGGCGCACAT encodes:
- a CDS encoding ATP-grasp domain-containing protein yields the protein MNILILHRVPYPRIEYHRGIDHTLHNVTYFGKREILASLPADLRCTAVERPGKNSALEEARAWLTEYPQDFDRVISMSEYELLDAAHLRDWLGVDGAPVGQVLLARDKVLMKGAVARAGLRVPRFLPLPELIRREGKAPWSGPTVLKPHSGASSVDVVVFDDPSKIHAAWVEKRSGVSKLDQDSADPSLFEVEEFLDGPILHFDGLVEQGKVLTLSASEYIGTCLEYARGLPIGSYQIELSEDMRDWVGRALDAVDIHNGSFHLEAIVHQGERVFLEVGNRVGGADVVPTFELATGIHLPSQELRILLQDTVEGTLPPPPKDRQWYGWFAFPGHQLSGHLFNGFDGADALRRSSSVVTWNELPLGKALPKDVTYSAHEAPLAGMVATSSPAETRRWIVRLFQSLRMRTASPHIGRGGSDSSVSEMPLGSS
- a CDS encoding iron-containing redox enzyme family protein, with amino-acid sequence MSTRSTTKNATDMLRCNTIAGQMELNSFYLRSLAPPEEFDTVPLPDEQLRIIGLEAEWNAYEESRIDLTGLPTDADGFDQWYIALRQKHRKEVAPFFEFLADRASISQLAFFVALEAHVDGRFDDIIALSQLGMSGDMKLALAENYWDEMGLGELEEMHTRIFMRSAPWFYEQLNGLDVAAHMPPAAVKNGNLLLMYSARRHHVGRLLGVLTLLEQTVPYRFTKMLKGMKRHNVPKEHIYYHDLHVAVDANHGKQLVARVLLPLARKNPKIIRDLCIGCLIRYEVEKDYYAGAQAVMDTMLREGAAA